Sequence from the Rhizobium sp. TH2 genome:
CGGTCCGCTTGCCGGCAGTAACGAAATACCTACGACCAGGAAATCGAAGACACGCCAGGGATCGCGAAAGAAGGCAGTCCTGTAGATCACGATCTTGGCCATCAGCTCGACGACGAAAACGCCGAGCAGCGCATGATCGATCAGATGCAACAGGTCGCCGTACTTCGCCATGATAGAAGGCGAGGTCTCCAGCCCGAGCGTGACGGCATTGAGCACGATCAGCCATGTTATGGTGAGATCGAATACGCGCGACTCGATCAGGCCCTGCAAGCGCTCCATGTCTCGCCTTCCCTTTTGATTTTCACCGCTCGCTCTTAGCAAGGCGGACCTCGGGGAAGGAAGGCTTATCTTGAGCTATTCACGCAGCTTCAAGCAATTCGATACGCGCGATCGCACGTTCGAGCGCTGCGATACAGACGGGATCATGCGACGCGCCGGCACCTTCATGAAGGATTGCGAACGCTTTGGCGATCGGCATGGCAGCGCGATAAGGCCGGTCCGCCGTCAGCGCATCGAATACGTCAGCGGTGGAAATAATCCTTGTATCGAGGCAGATTGCATCGCCCGAAATCCCGCGCGGATAGCCCTTGCCATCGAGGCGCTCGTGATGGGCGCCGGCGACGCGCGCGAGATCGGAGAAGACGGTGATTTTCTGCAAAATCGCCTCGGAATGAGCGGCGTGGTCCTTCATTGCCTCCCATTCCTGTCCATCGAGCTTGCCATTCTTGTCGAGGATCGAATTGCTGACGCCGAGCTTGCCGATATCGTGCAGAAGAGCGGCGCGCTTGATCCAGCGCCGCTTCGGCAGATCATAAGCCATCTCTTCGGCGATCATGTCGGTGAACAGCGCCACGCGATCGCTATGGCCAGAGGTGAACGGGCTCTTGGCATCGATGACACGCGCGAAGGCTGCGGCGATGTCGTCGAGATAGTCCTCGTCAGCCATGCGCGCCGACTGGCCGGGTTCCAACGAGAGCACGATCTCGCTGAGTTCAAGCGAGGCGAGCGTGCTCCAGAAAGCCTCATCAGAGGCAAGCCTGAGGAACACATCCGCGAAGGCCGGGTCGAACCAGGAACCGCTGCGGCGCCTGACTTCCCGGCATGCGGCATCCCTGCCGCCGCTGACATAGAAGACGTCGATCACCTGGCACATCAGGGCAATCCGCGCGAATGGCGAGATGACAGCGCCGGCCAGACCTTGCGGCTTGCCGCCGCCGTCGAAGTGTTCATCGAGATCGAGGATTCCATGAGCCACGGGCTCGGAAAAATGCATCTGCCGCGCAATTTCGGCGCCGCGTTGGCAGCGCGTCTCGATCAGTTCCCGCGAGATCGTGCCGCCATTCTGCAATATGTTGAGCACGCCGCGAAAACGCTCGGCGAGCCCTGCTTGCAATCCTGTGTGGCTCAGCACGAAGCCCAGCACCTGACTCAAGCTGGAGTCGACGAGCTTGAAATCCTTCTTGAACGTCAGGTCGTCGGCCAGGTAAAGTTCGCAGATGCGTGCCGCATTGGACGAACAGCCGAGATCCTTCAGGAGCAAGGTGTAATAGAGATCGCCAAGTTCTTCCGTCGAGAAGCCGAGTTGCCGACCGATCTGCATGCCGATCCAGCAGCAGCGGATGCAGTGACCCGCCGGTTGGCCCTCGGTCATATCGAGCGCGTGGCTGAGCGCGCCCATGATCTCCGCGAGACGGATCGATTGCCCTGACATGATGTGCCGACCCCCGCTGTTTGACGAAGGGTGACGCTAACATGGCCGCGCTGAGAGAGTCTTAACGGCCCTTGACAGCAGGCCGAATGTATCGGATTTGAAAGGCCGTGCGGGTGTAGCTCAATGGTAGAGCAGCAGCTTCCCAAGCTGAATACGGGGGTTCGATTCCCCTCACCCGCTCCAGCACCTTTCCCGTCAGAAATTCTTCAGCGCCTCGGCATCGGTGATCTGCACCATGCGGCCGCGAATGGAAACGCCGGTTTTCCGGAGCATGGAGAAGGCACGTGACAGCGCTTCCGGCGCGAGGCCCAGCTTGCCCGCGAGCAAGCTCTTCTGGAATGGCAGCTTGAAGGCATTGCCGGGGCCGCCATGGGCGTGCCAAAGCTCGAGCAGGTACTTGGCAACGCGCTGAGGCGCGGTGTGCAGCCGGTCGTTGGCGACGCTGAGACGGGCATCCATCGCATGGAACGCCATGATCCGCATCAGCGACAGCGCGAGCGCGGGCTCCTCGACGAGCATTGGCCGGATTTTCTCTCCATCGAAGCGGGCGAGTGTCGTCGCCTCCGCAGCCTGCACCTGGAACGGATAGCATTCATCGAGAAACATGGCGCATTCGGCAAAGACATCGCCGGCGCCGTAGACCGCGATATCCGCCTCGCGGCGGTCCTTTTCGAGCCGGTAGAGACGGACATGCCCACTCAACACCACGAAGAACTCCTGCGGCCGCGAGTCCATCTCGATCAGGATCTCCCGGTTCGGATGGGCAGTCACCACGGCGCTGTCCAGCATCCTTCTCTGCAGCCGCGGATCGAGAGAGGCAAGCAAACGCGATCTGGACAGAACGTCCCGGTCGCGCGCATTCAATTTCAGGCTCTTGTGCAATCCATGGTCTCCCGATGACAGGTCCGGCATGCTCCACAGTACAGGAAGCGTGGGCAACCGAATTGATCTGGATCAATTCCGGGCAAATATTCCCGGAAAAAGCAAAAACCCGGCACGTGGCCGGGTTTGTGTCTTTTGTCATGGAATGGAGAGCTTTACTCCGCGGCGAGCGGCTTGCTCTCCCTGTCATTGGCAGCAAAATCCCGGCGGCTTTTCGCTGCGGCCGGCGTCGTCTCGGTGTCGGGCCTGTCGCTTTCGATCCGCTGGAGGCGTTCCTCGAGCGAGGAGATCGTGCGGCTGTTCTCGTTGAGCAGCCGGGTCAGATCCTCGTTTTCGAGAACCTCCATCTCCTCGTCCTTCTTGCCGAAGAAGCGGCCGAAGATCCAGCCAAGCAGACGGGATAGATCGTCCATGATCAGGAAGAAGGCAGGCACAACAACCAGCGACAGCACTGTCGACACCAGGATGCCACCCATGACCGCGATGGCCATCGGCGCGCGGAAGGCACCGCCTTCGCCTACACCGAGCGCCGAGGGAAGCATACCGGCCGACATGGCGATTGACGTCATGATGATAGGACGGGCACGCTTGCGGCCCGCCTCCACCATGGCTTCGGACCGCTTCATGCCGCGATGCATCATCTCGACCGCGAAGTCGACGAGCAGGATCGCATTCTTTGCCACGATACCCATCAGCATCAGCATGCCGATCATGACGGGCATGGACATCGCATTGT
This genomic interval carries:
- a CDS encoding HD-GYP domain-containing protein; translated protein: MSGQSIRLAEIMGALSHALDMTEGQPAGHCIRCCWIGMQIGRQLGFSTEELGDLYYTLLLKDLGCSSNAARICELYLADDLTFKKDFKLVDSSLSQVLGFVLSHTGLQAGLAERFRGVLNILQNGGTISRELIETRCQRGAEIARQMHFSEPVAHGILDLDEHFDGGGKPQGLAGAVISPFARIALMCQVIDVFYVSGGRDAACREVRRRSGSWFDPAFADVFLRLASDEAFWSTLASLELSEIVLSLEPGQSARMADEDYLDDIAAAFARVIDAKSPFTSGHSDRVALFTDMIAEEMAYDLPKRRWIKRAALLHDIGKLGVSNSILDKNGKLDGQEWEAMKDHAAHSEAILQKITVFSDLARVAGAHHERLDGKGYPRGISGDAICLDTRIISTADVFDALTADRPYRAAMPIAKAFAILHEGAGASHDPVCIAALERAIARIELLEAA
- a CDS encoding Crp/Fnr family transcriptional regulator codes for the protein MLDSAVVTAHPNREILIEMDSRPQEFFVVLSGHVRLYRLEKDRREADIAVYGAGDVFAECAMFLDECYPFQVQAAEATTLARFDGEKIRPMLVEEPALALSLMRIMAFHAMDARLSVANDRLHTAPQRVAKYLLELWHAHGGPGNAFKLPFQKSLLAGKLGLAPEALSRAFSMLRKTGVSIRGRMVQITDAEALKNF